A window of the Chloroflexus sp. Y-396-1 genome harbors these coding sequences:
- a CDS encoding HEAT repeat domain-containing protein, whose amino-acid sequence MIPPDLQQALQRLHDGTDTPADLEAVRAALQTRLITLAPATRTVTVGGNTEGTVIVTGDGNTVQVLHGAAAEKLRQIEIDDLTERYLRAVADDWQYLTITTRGEDRRLPLEGVFFMLQARPRPQSRPTDPPSPDIEPTAQRLADAGHPDPLDASRAPDQEHDRRSGDPKAAGLPPPVPLETVLQTDEHLAILGEPGAGKSTALQFIGLCYARAATGQAVEQLTIKRPAIPILLRLQVSASTIVQATLRTALVAEIQSRLQCQVDDADRLFDAWRKSPGLIILLDGLDEAPTEVRQSVRERIERAARSGIGRVILTSRPAGFLILGGLQEYTLKPFADASRSVESWIDDHDTLQEYTLKLFADARQEALPYLKGWLRALKPEWQAQVEEKAQSLIEQMQASAALRRLLNNPLLLRLSAQHYAATGAIARSRVDLYRQWVEESWQRARQRGASAQDKQHYLAVLQTLAWHMHTGGDTSATALQTALRSAGLATDDHAAADLLHRLREQTGLLARLSKAHTDRYLFSHMTLREYLVAMRLLNAWRRDARCTWRFLKLRLHLPDWREPLALLAGLLDETDAQCLLTWIMRARSPGERHLRRDLLLAAELAVESGHGQIMRGILVSRLLRVLRGRRVEYSVCWVAARALGRIGDAAAVPELLAALRDADWNARRAAAEALVQIGAAAVPGLLAALRDASEWVRQVAASALGRIGDAAAVPELLHALRDANPDVREAAAGALGRIGDAAAVPELLHALRDANPGVHEAAVEALRQIGAPAVPGLLAALRDAREWVRQVAARALGRIGDAAAVPGLLHALRDASEWVRKAAAEALGRIGDAAAVPGLLHALRDASEWVRKAAAEALGRIGDAAAVSGLLQALGDTDWNARRAAAKALGEIGDAAAVPGLLAALRDANPDVREAAAEALGEIGDAAAVPGLLAALGDANADVREAAAEALGEIGDAAAVPGLLAALGDANPDVREAAAEALGRIGDAAAVPGLLAALRDANPDVREAAAEALGEIGDAAAVPGLLAALGDANPDVREAAAEALGEIGDAAAVPGLLKALGDTEWNARRAAEKALVQIGAAAVPGLLAALGDANPDVREAAAEALGEIGDAAAVPGLLAALRDASEWVRQVAARALREIGDAAAVPGLVAALGDAEASVRSVAEWALRNLLPASPPRDREERRTWQKAMAAMRRIAWWERDTDLLTTVLERQAAWQAALDPWQDPLQPPPVPAWQQWARRIGRGGLVVLLAGLSGVATVVLAGAGDAVMAAVLPVLLAQPWWVPVGLVFGLAVLATLLGWLVEGVRSRR is encoded by the coding sequence ATGATCCCTCCCGACCTACAACAGGCCCTGCAACGACTGCACGACGGAACCGACACCCCTGCCGATCTTGAGGCAGTGCGGGCTGCATTGCAGACGCGCCTGATTACGCTGGCGCCCGCCACCCGCACGGTGACGGTCGGCGGTAACACCGAGGGCACAGTCATCGTGACCGGCGACGGGAACACCGTGCAGGTGTTGCACGGCGCCGCCGCTGAAAAATTGCGTCAGATCGAGATCGATGATCTGACCGAACGCTACCTGCGCGCCGTAGCCGACGACTGGCAGTACCTGACCATCACCACCCGCGGCGAAGATCGCCGCCTGCCGCTGGAAGGGGTCTTTTTCATGCTCCAGGCTCGCCCGCGCCCCCAATCGCGGCCAACCGACCCGCCATCGCCGGATATCGAACCGACAGCGCAGCGGCTGGCGGATGCGGGACACCCCGATCCGCTCGATGCATCTCGCGCTCCCGATCAGGAGCATGACCGGCGTTCAGGTGACCCCAAAGCCGCCGGGCTACCCCCACCCGTACCGCTGGAGACGGTGCTGCAAACCGACGAGCACCTGGCGATTCTGGGTGAACCGGGTGCCGGGAAGTCAACCGCGCTGCAATTCATCGGTCTGTGTTACGCCCGCGCTGCTACGGGTCAGGCGGTTGAACAGTTGACGATCAAGCGCCCCGCCATCCCCATCCTACTGCGCTTACAGGTGAGTGCATCCACCATCGTTCAAGCCACACTTCGCACTGCTCTGGTCGCCGAGATTCAAAGCAGGTTGCAGTGTCAGGTGGACGATGCCGACCGACTGTTCGACGCCTGGCGCAAGTCACCCGGTCTGATCATCCTGCTCGATGGGCTGGACGAGGCGCCGACGGAGGTGCGCCAGTCGGTGCGTGAGCGGATCGAGCGGGCCGCCCGCAGCGGGATCGGTCGGGTCATCCTGACCTCGCGCCCGGCCGGGTTTCTCATCCTGGGCGGGTTGCAGGAATACACGCTCAAACCCTTCGCAGATGCCAGTCGGTCGGTTGAATCGTGGATCGACGATCACGATACGTTGCAGGAATACACGCTCAAACTCTTCGCAGATGCCAGGCAGGAAGCGTTGCCCTACCTGAAGGGATGGCTGCGGGCGCTAAAGCCCGAATGGCAGGCGCAGGTTGAGGAGAAAGCACAATCCCTGATCGAGCAGATGCAGGCAAGCGCCGCCCTGCGCCGCCTGCTCAACAACCCGCTGCTGCTGCGCCTGAGCGCCCAGCACTACGCCGCAACCGGCGCGATCGCCCGCAGTCGCGTCGACCTGTACCGGCAGTGGGTGGAGGAATCCTGGCAGCGCGCCCGGCAGCGCGGCGCGTCGGCGCAAGACAAACAACACTATCTGGCAGTGCTCCAGACGCTGGCATGGCACATGCACACCGGCGGCGACACCAGCGCAACCGCCCTGCAAACCGCGCTCCGCAGCGCGGGCCTGGCTACCGATGACCACGCCGCCGCCGACCTGTTGCACCGCCTGCGCGAACAGACCGGACTGCTGGCGCGGCTGAGCAAGGCGCATACCGATCGCTACCTCTTCAGCCACATGACCCTGCGCGAGTATCTGGTGGCCATGCGCCTGCTCAACGCCTGGCGGCGGGATGCGCGCTGCACCTGGCGTTTCCTGAAACTGCGGTTGCACCTGCCCGACTGGCGCGAACCACTCGCACTGCTGGCAGGGTTGCTCGACGAAACCGATGCTCAATGCCTGCTGACCTGGATCATGCGCGCTCGCTCGCCGGGGGAACGGCATCTGCGCCGCGACCTGCTGCTGGCGGCTGAGCTGGCGGTTGAGAGCGGACATGGGCAGATCATGCGCGGAATACTGGTATCACGATTGCTGCGAGTACTGCGTGGTCGGCGGGTGGAGTATAGTGTGTGCTGGGTGGCGGCTAGGGCGTTGGGGCGGATCGGCGATGCGGCTGCCGTGCCGGAGCTGCTGGCAGCGCTGCGCGATGCGGATTGGAATGCGCGCCGGGCGGCGGCGGAGGCGTTGGTGCAGATCGGTGCGGCTGCCGTGCCGGGGCTGCTGGCAGCGCTGCGCGATGCGAGTGAGTGGGTGCGCCAGGTGGCGGCTAGTGCGTTGGGGCGGATCGGCGATGCGGCTGCCGTGCCGGAGCTGCTGCACGCGCTGCGCGATGCGAATCCGGACGTGCGCGAAGCGGCGGCGGGGGCGTTGGGGCGGATCGGCGATGCGGCTGCCGTGCCGGAGCTGCTGCACGCGCTGCGCGATGCGAATCCGGGCGTGCACGAAGCGGCGGTGGAGGCGTTGAGGCAGATCGGCGCACCAGCCGTGCCGGGGCTGCTGGCAGCGCTGCGCGATGCGAGAGAGTGGGTGCGCCAGGTGGCGGCTAGGGCGTTGGGGCGGATCGGCGATGCGGCTGCCGTGCCGGGGCTGCTGCACGCGCTGCGCGATGCGAGTGAGTGGGTGCGCAAAGCGGCGGCGGAGGCGTTGGGGCGGATCGGCGATGCGGCTGCCGTGCCGGGGCTGCTGCACGCGCTGCGCGATGCGAGTGAGTGGGTGCGCAAAGCGGCGGCGGAGGCGTTGGGGCGGATCGGCGATGCGGCCGCCGTGTCGGGGTTGCTGCAAGCGCTGGGCGATACGGACTGGAATGCGCGCCGGGCGGCGGCTAAGGCGTTGGGAGAGATCGGCGATGCGGCTGCCGTGCCGGGGCTGCTGGCAGCGCTGCGCGATGCGAATCCGGACGTGCGCGAAGCGGCGGCGGAGGCGTTGGGGGAGATCGGCGATGCGGCCGCCGTGCCGGGGCTGCTGGCAGCGCTGGGCGATGCGAATGCGGACGTGCGCGAAGCGGCGGCGGAGGCGTTGGGGGAGATCGGCGATGCGGCCGCCGTGCCGGGGCTGCTGGCAGCGCTGGGCGATGCGAATCCGGACGTACGCGAAGCGGCGGCGGAGGCGTTGGGGCGGATCGGCGATGCGGCTGCCGTGCCGGGGCTGCTGGCAGCGCTGCGCGATGCGAATCCGGACGTGCGCGAAGCGGCGGCGGAGGCGTTGGGGGAGATCGGCGATGCGGCCGCCGTGCCGGGGCTGCTGGCAGCGCTGGGCGATGCGAATCCGGACGTGCGCGAAGCGGCGGCGGAGGCGTTGGGAGAGATCGGCGATGCGGCTGCCGTGCCGGGGCTGCTGAAAGCGCTGGGCGATACGGAATGGAATGCGCGCCGGGCGGCGGAGAAGGCGTTGGTGCAGATCGGTGCGGCTGCCGTGCCGGGGCTGCTGGCAGCGCTGGGCGATGCGAATCCGGACGTGCGCGAAGCGGCGGCGGAGGCGTTGGGAGAGATCGGCGATGCGGCTGCCGTGCCGGGGCTGCTGGCAGCGCTGCGCGATGCGAGTGAGTGGGTGCGCCAGGTGGCGGCTAGGGCGTTGAGGGAGATCGGCGATGCGGCTGCCGTGCCGGGGCTGGTGGCAGCGCTGGGCGATGCGGAGGCGAGTGTGCGCTCGGTGGCGGAGTGGGCGTTGCGGAACCTGCTCCCCGCTTCTCCCCCACGAGACCGCGAGGAACGTCGAACCTGGCAGAAAGCAATGGCTGCGATGCGGCGCATAGCGTGGTGGGAACGCGACACTGACCTGCTCACCACCGTCCTGGAGCGGCAAGCGGCCTGGCAGGCGGCGCTCGATCCCTGGCAAGACCCGTTGCAACCGCCGCCCGTACCCGCCTGGCAGCAATGGGCGCGGCGGATCGGTCGGGGTGGGCTGGTGGTGCTGCTGGCGGGTCTGTCCGGGGTAGCGACGGTGGTGCTGGCCGGCGCCGGTGATGCGGTGATGGCGGCGGTGTTGCCCGTCCTTCTGGCGCAGCCGTGGTGGGTGCCTGTTGGGCTGGTGTTTGGGCTGGCGGTGCTGGCGACGCTGCTGGGCTGGCTGGTGGAAGGAGTGCGGAGCAGGCGGTAA
- the menH gene encoding 2-succinyl-6-hydroxy-2,4-cyclohexadiene-1-carboxylate synthase: MKITLNNIHLSVEVVGSGPALLLIHGFTGSSQTWQALVPALSQHRTLIMIDLIGHGASAVPSDPQRYAIEQCVSDLLALLDQLGIVRTDLLGYSMGGRIGLLLTASAPERVGRQILIGASPGLADPAERAARLASDEELAERIEREGLEWFVEFWESQSLFASQQRLPAAVREAQRQQRLAGSAIGYANALRGMSVGRQPSLWEILPTITTPTLLITGALDPKFCAIAARMAELMPHARHAIVPDAGHAVHLEQPAAVAELVSAFLA, from the coding sequence ATGAAGATCACGCTTAACAACATCCATTTGTCCGTCGAAGTAGTCGGTAGCGGTCCGGCGCTGCTCTTGATCCACGGCTTCACCGGCAGCAGTCAGACATGGCAGGCGCTAGTACCGGCGCTGAGCCAGCACCGCACGTTGATAATGATCGATCTGATCGGACATGGCGCCAGTGCCGTGCCGTCTGATCCGCAGCGCTACGCTATCGAGCAGTGTGTGAGTGATCTCCTCGCTTTACTCGACCAGCTCGGCATTGTGCGTACCGATCTGCTCGGCTATTCGATGGGGGGGCGGATTGGGTTACTGCTCACGGCCAGCGCACCAGAGCGAGTCGGCAGGCAAATCTTAATCGGCGCTTCACCAGGATTGGCTGATCCAGCCGAACGAGCCGCGCGTTTGGCGAGTGATGAAGAACTGGCCGAGCGTATTGAGCGCGAAGGGCTGGAATGGTTCGTTGAGTTTTGGGAATCGCAGTCGCTGTTTGCCAGCCAACAGCGACTGCCAGCCGCTGTTCGTGAAGCGCAACGCCAACAGCGCCTGGCCGGTAGTGCAATCGGCTACGCCAACGCTTTACGCGGGATGAGTGTTGGGCGGCAACCATCGCTGTGGGAGATATTACCAACCATCACTACCCCTACCCTCTTGATCACAGGCGCACTCGATCCCAAGTTCTGTGCAATTGCCGCTCGTATGGCCGAACTGATGCCTCATGCCCGTCACGCCATTGTACCCGATGCCGGACATGCCGTTCATCTGGAACAACCAGCAGCGGTTGCCGAACTGGTTAGCGCATTTCTGGCATGA
- the lon gene encoding endopeptidase La codes for MTMTRANEQSASPATSTAVYERPVLPLLDSVLFPQMLAPLMVSDERAINAVEQAAAGDRLVLAVAVRSPVDDTNIGLEDLYTVGVEAVVQRLRRLPDGTLSIVLEGRQRMQIVSAVAEYPALRVLATPLVTPPLDEDDALMVEALSRTILTTFEKIVRLSRNLPDDAYLSALNSAEPGELADIIASLLPISIEDRQRILELVDIEQRLRQLEILLAKELDLLELENRIHSQVQQEVDRSQRELFLREQLRAIQRELGQEDPSRRELLLLRERAAAAGLPAHAMARFEEELARLELISPMSPEHGMLRTYLDWLISLPWSNASPENRDLRAAAAVLERNHYGLRKVKDRILEYIAVRQLAGPSRRAPILCFVGPPGVGKTSLGQSIAEALGRRFVRLSLGGVHDEAEIRGHRRTYIGALPGRILQRMKVAGTINPVFMLDEVDKLGSDFRGDPAAALLEVLDPEQNSTFSDHYLDLPYDLSQTLFITTANVADDIPDPLLDRMELVELPGYTEDEKLHIARRFLIPRQMTDSGLPPTTIRFGNETIYTIIRHYTYEAGVRNLEREIGAICRKIARRIAEGKRHPRQITPRALTKLLGPPRFEIGKVDPVDQVGVAIGMVYTSAGGDIMPVEVVLMDGKGNLLLTGQLGEVMQESAQAALSFARANASRLGIEIRHFDKIDIHVHVPEGATPKDGPSAGVTIATALVSALTGRSVRHDIAMTGEITLRGRVLPIGGVKEKVLGAYRAGIREIILPKRNEHDLVEIPQTLRRYLKIHLIERIEQVLELVLGPPPPKEPRRAPRVIPRRDED; via the coding sequence ATGACCATGACTCGGGCTAATGAACAATCAGCATCACCTGCTACCAGTACGGCTGTGTACGAACGACCAGTACTTCCACTACTTGATAGCGTGTTGTTTCCACAGATGTTGGCGCCGCTTATGGTAAGTGATGAGCGGGCGATCAATGCAGTTGAACAAGCAGCCGCTGGTGATCGGCTGGTGCTAGCAGTGGCTGTGCGCAGCCCGGTGGATGATACAAACATCGGACTTGAAGACCTTTACACAGTTGGGGTTGAAGCGGTCGTGCAGCGCTTACGCCGCTTGCCCGATGGCACACTCAGCATTGTGCTCGAGGGACGCCAGCGGATGCAGATCGTCAGTGCGGTGGCCGAATACCCGGCTCTGCGCGTACTGGCAACGCCACTTGTTACGCCGCCGCTCGATGAAGATGACGCACTGATGGTCGAGGCGCTGAGTCGTACCATTCTGACCACCTTCGAGAAGATTGTGCGTCTTTCGCGGAACCTGCCTGATGATGCGTATCTTTCCGCACTTAACAGTGCCGAACCAGGGGAATTGGCCGATATTATTGCCTCGCTGCTCCCCATTTCTATCGAAGACCGACAGCGTATTCTCGAACTGGTAGATATTGAGCAGCGGTTACGTCAGCTTGAGATTCTGCTGGCGAAAGAGCTCGATCTCCTCGAACTGGAAAATCGCATTCACAGTCAGGTACAACAAGAGGTTGATCGCAGCCAGCGCGAACTCTTCCTGCGTGAGCAATTGCGGGCGATTCAACGTGAACTCGGCCAGGAAGACCCATCGCGGCGGGAACTACTCCTCTTACGCGAACGAGCGGCGGCGGCTGGCTTGCCAGCCCATGCAATGGCGCGCTTTGAAGAAGAGTTGGCCCGGCTTGAACTGATTTCACCGATGTCTCCTGAACACGGGATGCTGCGCACCTATCTCGATTGGCTGATTTCGCTACCGTGGAGTAATGCCAGTCCTGAGAATCGTGATCTGCGGGCAGCAGCAGCAGTCCTTGAACGCAACCACTATGGGTTGCGGAAAGTCAAAGATCGTATCCTCGAATACATTGCGGTGCGCCAATTGGCCGGTCCGTCGCGACGCGCGCCGATCCTTTGCTTCGTCGGGCCACCTGGCGTCGGCAAAACCAGTCTCGGTCAGAGCATTGCCGAAGCGCTCGGACGGCGCTTTGTTCGTTTGAGTCTGGGTGGCGTCCACGACGAGGCCGAAATCCGCGGGCACCGACGCACGTACATCGGTGCGCTGCCCGGTCGGATTTTGCAGCGGATGAAGGTCGCAGGGACGATCAATCCGGTCTTTATGCTCGACGAAGTGGATAAGCTGGGGAGTGATTTTCGTGGCGATCCAGCAGCAGCGCTGCTTGAGGTGCTCGATCCTGAACAAAACAGCACATTCAGCGATCATTACCTCGATCTACCCTACGATCTTAGTCAGACCCTCTTTATCACCACGGCAAATGTTGCTGATGATATTCCTGATCCACTTCTCGACCGAATGGAGCTGGTTGAACTCCCCGGCTACACCGAAGACGAAAAGCTCCATATCGCCCGCCGTTTTCTCATTCCGCGTCAGATGACCGATAGTGGCTTACCACCGACGACCATTCGCTTCGGCAATGAGACCATCTACACCATTATTCGCCACTACACGTATGAAGCTGGGGTACGCAATCTCGAACGTGAGATCGGTGCTATCTGTCGTAAAATTGCGCGCCGGATTGCCGAAGGGAAGCGTCATCCGCGTCAGATTACGCCACGGGCACTGACTAAACTGCTCGGCCCGCCGCGCTTTGAAATCGGCAAAGTTGATCCGGTCGATCAGGTAGGGGTGGCAATTGGTATGGTCTACACTAGCGCCGGTGGCGACATTATGCCGGTTGAAGTGGTGTTGATGGACGGCAAAGGCAATCTGCTTCTCACCGGGCAGCTCGGTGAAGTGATGCAGGAATCGGCACAGGCCGCGCTCTCGTTTGCACGGGCGAATGCTAGTCGGCTAGGGATTGAGATTCGCCATTTCGACAAAATTGATATTCACGTTCACGTTCCTGAAGGTGCGACACCTAAAGATGGCCCATCGGCTGGAGTAACGATTGCCACGGCCCTTGTTTCGGCATTGACCGGGCGGAGCGTGCGCCATGATATTGCCATGACCGGTGAAATCACATTGCGAGGTCGCGTCTTGCCGATTGGCGGGGTCAAAGAGAAGGTTCTGGGCGCGTATCGAGCCGGCATCCGCGAGATCATTTTGCCGAAACGCAATGAACACGATCTGGTCGAAATTCCACAAACATTGCGTCGGTATCTGAAGATTCACCTGATCGAGCGAATCGAACAGGTGCTTGAGCTGGTCTTGGGGCCGCCACCACCGAAAGAGCCGCGACGGGCGCCACGAGTCATTCCGCGCCGTGACGAGGATTGA
- a CDS encoding DUF309 domain-containing protein: MTVHSEQPSAAEDPFGYGIQLFNRGEYWHAHEQWEICWRAAQGTDAEFYRALIQTAAALVKWRQGNHRGLRLNWAKAQRRLHQLPLCYQGIDLTALATAVTAILNDPERTPAPKLTMVAEE; this comes from the coding sequence ATGACTGTTCATTCCGAACAACCGTCCGCAGCCGAAGACCCTTTCGGCTACGGGATTCAACTTTTCAATCGAGGTGAATACTGGCACGCCCACGAACAGTGGGAAATATGCTGGCGAGCAGCGCAGGGCACAGACGCCGAGTTTTACCGAGCCTTGATCCAAACCGCAGCCGCACTGGTGAAGTGGCGACAGGGCAACCACCGCGGCCTCCGCCTCAACTGGGCCAAAGCGCAGCGACGGCTGCATCAGTTGCCATTGTGCTACCAGGGTATCGATCTGACCGCACTGGCAACCGCAGTAACAGCCATTCTAAATGATCCAGAACGAACGCCGGCGCCGAAGCTGACGATGGTAGCCGAGGAATGA
- a CDS encoding glycosyltransferase family 1 protein, which yields MKIIDIDASRVTMNQRTGTERYSYEVIAALDRIAPADVSFRLYTNGGCERLPPLSPRTTVRDIRLPRLWTHLRLGPTSWLARPHVLFVPAHVIPIIHPPTVVTIHDVGYRVFPDTHTTRRRLELELTTRWSVRAARHVLTVSQATKRDLVGWYGVDPERITVTHLGLSEIFKPPTDQYLIKDVQARYGLQERSYLMYVGTVQPRKNLTRVIEALAITLAAGYEVDLVIAGKRGWLSTPIEQRAQELGITHRIHFIGYVPEQELPALLAGALCFVFPSLYEGFGMPVIEAMACGTPVITSTSSALPEVAGDAALLVDPLDTNAIAAAIMQLIDQATLRETLRRRGLDRARLFTWEACAKKTLEVLLAVP from the coding sequence ATGAAAATCATCGATATTGATGCCAGTCGGGTGACAATGAACCAACGTACCGGTACTGAACGGTACAGTTATGAAGTGATTGCGGCTCTTGATCGGATCGCACCTGCCGATGTTAGCTTTCGCTTGTATACCAATGGCGGGTGTGAACGACTTCCGCCTTTGAGTCCGCGCACAACAGTACGCGATATTCGTCTCCCACGTCTCTGGACGCATCTCCGACTCGGTCCAACAAGCTGGCTCGCTCGCCCCCATGTGCTGTTTGTGCCAGCCCATGTGATTCCCATTATCCATCCACCGACGGTCGTTACCATTCACGACGTGGGGTACCGCGTATTTCCCGATACCCATACGACTCGGCGTCGCCTTGAACTAGAACTGACGACCCGGTGGAGTGTGCGAGCGGCCCGCCACGTCCTCACTGTCTCACAGGCCACGAAACGTGATCTCGTCGGTTGGTACGGTGTCGATCCGGAGCGGATTACCGTTACCCATCTTGGTTTGAGCGAGATATTCAAACCACCAACCGATCAATATCTGATCAAAGACGTGCAGGCTCGTTATGGCTTACAGGAACGTTCCTATCTCATGTATGTCGGCACCGTACAACCGCGCAAAAATCTGACACGAGTTATCGAAGCACTGGCAATAACCCTGGCCGCCGGATATGAAGTCGATCTGGTGATCGCTGGTAAACGCGGTTGGTTAAGTACCCCGATTGAACAACGGGCTCAGGAGTTGGGGATCACGCACCGTATCCACTTCATCGGGTACGTTCCTGAACAAGAACTACCCGCATTACTGGCTGGTGCGCTATGCTTTGTCTTTCCATCGCTTTACGAAGGCTTTGGAATGCCGGTTATCGAAGCAATGGCATGTGGAACGCCGGTCATCACCAGTACCAGCTCGGCGCTACCAGAAGTAGCTGGCGATGCAGCATTGCTGGTTGATCCCCTTGACACCAACGCGATTGCTGCTGCAATCATGCAGTTGATCGATCAGGCGACGCTGCGTGAAACCTTGCGTCGGCGCGGCTTGGATCGCGCCCGTTTGTTTACGTGGGAAGCTTGTGCCAAGAAAACGCTGGAGGTGTTGCTGGCCGTGCCATAA
- a CDS encoding CehA/McbA family metallohydrolase yields the protein MNYPFVYPGAIHMHTTYSDGSATFPQLIAAAREAGLRWIIVTDHDTLAGLPFAGWHDDVLVIVGHEITPDHNHFLALNVDTVISNELPPQQFIDEVYNRGGFGIIAHPDERVRNSFKDIYRWDDWTIDGPSQREGRVVGLELWNLMSDWSEHLTDRNRLALVLNPRLGLSGPTLATLAWWDRLNMVGRRTFGIGGVDAHGFKRQAPWGEIEVFPYPWMFRTLTNYLLLSEPLSHDATVATNQVYAALTAGRCYFVNRLDGDAPSIVFRLSRPGELAEMGDTISLADGPLLVEVDVGADAYVRLIVNGEVMTSGIRRIRQTVTDDGVYRVEAYWGGKPWLFTNPIFVTA from the coding sequence ATGAATTATCCGTTCGTCTATCCTGGTGCAATACACATGCACACGACCTATTCTGATGGCTCGGCAACCTTCCCGCAACTGATAGCGGCTGCCCGTGAAGCGGGGCTACGCTGGATCATTGTGACCGATCACGACACACTGGCCGGTCTGCCGTTTGCCGGATGGCACGATGATGTGCTGGTGATCGTCGGTCACGAGATCACGCCGGATCATAATCACTTTCTGGCCCTCAATGTGGATACCGTGATCAGCAATGAGTTGCCGCCGCAGCAGTTTATTGATGAAGTGTACAATCGGGGAGGCTTTGGTATCATCGCTCACCCCGATGAGCGAGTTCGTAATTCGTTCAAAGACATTTATCGTTGGGATGACTGGACGATTGATGGGCCGAGTCAGCGGGAAGGGCGGGTGGTCGGGCTAGAGCTGTGGAATCTGATGAGCGACTGGAGTGAACATCTCACCGACCGTAACAGGCTGGCACTGGTGTTGAACCCGCGTCTTGGCCTGAGTGGACCAACGCTAGCGACACTGGCCTGGTGGGATCGACTCAATATGGTTGGACGACGTACCTTTGGGATTGGCGGGGTTGATGCTCATGGCTTCAAGCGTCAGGCCCCATGGGGTGAAATTGAGGTCTTTCCTTACCCGTGGATGTTTCGCACACTGACCAATTATCTTTTGCTGTCTGAGCCGCTTAGTCACGACGCGACAGTTGCTACCAATCAGGTCTACGCTGCATTAACAGCCGGTCGTTGTTATTTTGTCAACCGGCTTGATGGCGATGCTCCATCAATCGTCTTTCGGCTGAGCCGACCAGGCGAGCTGGCCGAAATGGGTGATACGATCAGTCTGGCTGATGGCCCACTTCTGGTCGAAGTTGATGTTGGAGCCGATGCCTATGTTCGTCTGATCGTGAATGGCGAGGTCATGACCAGTGGCATTCGGCGGATACGTCAGACTGTTACCGACGATGGGGTCTATCGCGTGGAAGCCTATTGGGGTGGGAAGCCCTGGCTCTTTACTAATCCGATCTTTGTGACTGCTTGA